Proteins found in one Methanospirillum hungatei JF-1 genomic segment:
- a CDS encoding histidine kinase dimerization/phosphoacceptor domain -containing protein encodes MIRILLVDDEPDLLDLERRILEQKYGFYTITAESGKEALEIFQSQQVDAIISDYSMPQMDGITLLRKIREIDTAIPFILFTIREKEDIAIEAMNSGANFYVQKENLPQVVFAELAHDVTKAVELFRAEKNLKIQRDLALANANAKSLEETLLICTRAILDVSGMEGVAIYLFEEKNLNVAIISGSSEHYSSKRVQSEVQQMLHSVIQQKTPIFRDEEDIRAVTPILFESEGIRSDGIFGMSHHGKTIGGVHIFTSSPLKTYGLSLQRFITDIVVQVSGYISDRLAEEALRTSENRMKAMIRNLPGMVYQGHIDEERTMEFVSEAVFNLTGYYPRDIMHNAVRSWGSFINPQDRVRILEVITRAVQKNVRFRLTYRITTRDNKYRWVSEQGTGIVDADGNLAGIEGIIMDITRQKALDDQVRMFHTRLKTLFMLMAAGCLIFKSDGTIRNTILVDLNSAAEKTEQKKKTELIGITFQGLFKKADPELLEAITGMLEDKKSRTLQKCAITYPYGKRYFDIFLSSSPVGYERTDLEIFLIYNDVTNRVLTEQQIITSLHEKELLLKEVHHRVKNNLQIISGILKLQSMRIQDPRAAEIIQECRNQVYTMASIHELLYNSKDIGKIQVEEYISRLVDHFKQEYEGISARLNLRVSVDADIVLDIERCIPCGLILNELIMNAVKYAFQPDGEGEIRISFTQDASSYRLQVSDDGQGLPKDFDARKSQSLGMELTSQLTHQLRGKLEISSEKGATFTITFPKTEEGRIKT; translated from the coding sequence ATGATACGCATTCTCCTGGTTGACGATGAACCAGATCTCCTTGATCTCGAACGGCGCATTCTCGAGCAGAAATATGGTTTTTATACCATAACTGCCGAATCAGGAAAAGAAGCCCTGGAGATATTTCAGAGTCAGCAGGTGGACGCGATCATATCTGATTATTCCATGCCACAGATGGATGGGATCACCCTTCTTCGAAAGATTCGGGAGATTGATACTGCAATTCCCTTTATCCTCTTTACTATCAGGGAGAAGGAGGATATCGCAATCGAAGCGATGAACAGCGGAGCGAACTTTTATGTGCAGAAAGAGAACCTCCCCCAGGTTGTCTTTGCCGAACTGGCCCATGATGTCACAAAAGCCGTTGAACTCTTCAGAGCAGAGAAAAATCTGAAGATACAGCGTGATCTAGCTCTTGCCAATGCGAATGCCAAAAGCCTTGAAGAGACGCTTCTTATCTGCACCCGTGCCATCCTCGATGTCTCCGGGATGGAGGGTGTTGCAATCTATCTCTTTGAAGAGAAAAATCTGAACGTTGCAATCATCAGCGGTTCTTCTGAACACTATTCCAGTAAACGGGTCCAGTCAGAGGTACAGCAGATGCTTCATTCGGTCATTCAGCAGAAGACTCCGATCTTCCGTGATGAAGAGGATATTCGGGCAGTCACTCCCATCCTGTTTGAGAGTGAGGGTATCCGCTCTGATGGAATATTCGGAATGAGTCATCATGGGAAGACCATTGGCGGTGTGCATATCTTCACATCATCTCCGCTTAAGACCTATGGCCTCTCTCTTCAGCGATTTATCACCGATATCGTCGTGCAGGTATCCGGGTATATATCGGACCGGCTCGCAGAAGAGGCACTTCGGACCAGTGAGAACCGGATGAAGGCCATGATCCGGAATCTTCCCGGTATGGTGTATCAGGGGCATATTGATGAAGAACGGACCATGGAGTTTGTCAGCGAGGCTGTCTTTAATCTGACCGGGTACTACCCCAGGGATATTATGCATAACGCCGTTCGCTCATGGGGCTCCTTTATCAATCCTCAGGACCGGGTCAGGATCCTTGAGGTCATCACCCGGGCGGTCCAGAAGAATGTGCGATTCAGACTCACATACCGGATTACGACTAGGGATAACAAGTACCGGTGGGTATCTGAGCAGGGGACCGGTATCGTAGATGCTGATGGAAACCTTGCGGGAATAGAAGGGATCATTATGGACATCACCAGACAGAAAGCTCTTGATGACCAGGTCCGGATGTTCCATACCAGGCTGAAAACACTTTTTATGCTGATGGCTGCAGGATGTCTTATCTTTAAAAGTGACGGGACCATCAGGAATACCATACTTGTTGATCTGAATAGTGCTGCAGAAAAGACTGAGCAAAAAAAGAAGACTGAATTGATAGGTATCACATTTCAGGGATTATTTAAAAAGGCTGATCCTGAATTGCTGGAAGCTATCACCGGGATGCTTGAGGATAAGAAATCCCGTACTCTGCAGAAATGTGCTATCACCTACCCGTACGGGAAGCGGTATTTTGATATCTTTCTCAGCAGTTCTCCGGTGGGTTATGAACGAACTGACCTTGAAATATTTCTAATCTATAATGATGTAACAAACCGGGTACTGACCGAGCAGCAGATCATCACATCTCTCCATGAAAAGGAACTTCTGCTCAAGGAAGTGCACCACCGGGTAAAAAATAACCTGCAGATAATCTCCGGGATTTTAAAACTCCAGTCTATGAGAATCCAGGATCCCCGGGCAGCGGAGATCATCCAGGAGTGTCGGAACCAGGTCTATACCATGGCATCCATACATGAGCTCTTATATAACTCAAAAGATATTGGTAAGATACAGGTAGAAGAATATATAAGCAGACTGGTTGATCATTTTAAACAGGAATATGAGGGGATATCTGCACGGCTGAACCTTCGTGTCTCGGTTGATGCCGATATTGTGCTGGACATTGAGCGGTGTATACCATGCGGATTGATTCTGAATGAACTTATCATGAATGCAGTGAAATATGCATTTCAACCGGATGGGGAAGGGGAGATCAGAATTTCATTTACCCAGGATGCATCCTCGTATCGCTTACAGGTATCAGATGATGGACAGGGCCTTCCAAAGGATTTCGATGCCAGAAAAAGCCAGTCCCTTGGCATGGAACTGACCTCCCAGCTGACCCACCAGTTACGGGGAAAACTCGAGATTAGCAGTGAGAAAGGGGCGACATTCACGATAACATTTCCAAAGACGGAGGAAGGCAGGATAAAAACATGA
- the pheT gene encoding phenylalanine--tRNA ligase subunit beta, with translation MPVVSLPYKYLERLCGIDRKTIIDHLPMIGSDIERILEDQVDVEFFPSRVDLYSTEGVARAMRGFLELETGEEVYPVSPSSITFSVDENLKEVRPYIGSAVIRDIQLDNEAIISLMGVQEALHWVVGRGRAKVAIGVHDLDKVTPPFRYYGAPVTRSFIPLDYDREMTLTEIMEEHPKGRDYSHIVKDKPVMPLIEDANGNVLSFPPIINGELTRVTESSKNLLLDVTGTDERAVMTALRVLCTTLITAGGRCESVTVNGVVMPDLSPALRNINVTSCNKLLGTSFSADEIATILKKMRYGAEKSGDSTVSIRIPCYRADIMHEWDVYEDVAIGAGFGNLEAELPATFATGCEHPIIALASAIRDICSGLGYLEVMPFTLSNEDVMYTRMQREPDPKALHVLHPISEEQTLVRTDLLPLLLDLLRMNKRRELPQRIFHTGDVVSSMQTYQKLALASTHPGADFSEAYATTDALMRELGISYLPAESADPAFIPGRAVDIMVDGKKMGVFGEIHPGVLNKFDIDQPVIGIEIDLHLLFPGQKETKS, from the coding sequence ATGCCGGTTGTTTCACTTCCGTACAAATATCTTGAACGCCTGTGTGGGATTGACCGAAAGACCATCATTGACCATCTTCCCATGATCGGTTCAGATATTGAGCGTATCCTTGAAGATCAGGTGGATGTTGAGTTTTTTCCGTCACGGGTGGATCTCTACTCAACCGAAGGAGTTGCCCGGGCCATGCGGGGATTCCTTGAACTTGAGACCGGAGAAGAAGTCTATCCGGTCAGTCCTTCATCTATTACATTCTCCGTCGACGAGAACCTGAAAGAAGTCAGACCATACATTGGTTCAGCGGTTATCAGGGATATTCAGCTGGACAATGAAGCGATCATCAGTCTCATGGGCGTGCAGGAAGCTCTGCACTGGGTTGTTGGCCGTGGCCGGGCAAAAGTAGCCATAGGCGTGCATGACCTTGACAAAGTGACCCCGCCATTTCGGTATTATGGTGCCCCGGTGACCCGATCCTTTATTCCCCTGGATTATGACCGGGAGATGACCCTGACTGAAATCATGGAAGAGCACCCGAAAGGCCGTGACTACTCCCACATCGTGAAGGATAAGCCGGTCATGCCGCTTATAGAGGATGCAAACGGCAATGTCCTCTCATTCCCTCCGATCATCAACGGAGAATTAACCCGGGTTACCGAATCATCGAAAAACCTCCTCCTTGATGTGACTGGGACTGACGAGCGTGCAGTTATGACAGCTCTCAGGGTCCTCTGTACCACCCTTATCACCGCCGGAGGAAGATGTGAAAGCGTCACGGTGAACGGTGTCGTCATGCCCGACCTCTCTCCGGCACTTCGAAATATCAATGTCACATCCTGTAATAAGCTCCTTGGGACCTCCTTTTCCGCAGATGAGATCGCGACCATCCTGAAGAAGATGCGATATGGAGCAGAAAAATCCGGTGATTCCACGGTATCAATCCGGATACCCTGCTACCGGGCAGATATCATGCATGAGTGGGATGTGTATGAGGATGTTGCCATCGGTGCCGGTTTTGGTAACCTTGAGGCAGAGCTTCCGGCAACCTTTGCAACCGGATGTGAACACCCCATTATCGCCCTTGCATCAGCAATCCGGGATATATGCTCTGGATTAGGATATCTGGAGGTTATGCCGTTCACATTATCAAATGAGGATGTCATGTATACCCGGATGCAGCGGGAGCCTGATCCGAAGGCACTTCATGTCCTGCATCCGATATCTGAAGAGCAGACGCTGGTCAGGACCGATCTCCTTCCGCTCCTTCTGGATCTGCTTCGGATGAACAAGCGTCGAGAACTCCCCCAGCGGATATTCCACACCGGAGATGTTGTCTCTTCCATGCAGACATACCAGAAACTAGCCCTTGCGTCAACCCATCCCGGAGCAGACTTCTCTGAGGCATATGCAACGACAGATGCATTAATGAGAGAACTTGGGATCTCCTATCTGCCGGCGGAGAGTGCTGATCCAGCATTCATCCCCGGCCGTGCTGTTGATATCATGGTTGACGGGAAGAAGATGGGTGTATTTGGCGAGATCCACCCCGGCGTATTAAACAAATTTGATATTGATCAGCCTGTTATCGGAATTGAGATAGATCTTCACCTCCTCTTTCCAGGGCAAAAGGAAACGAAATCTTAA
- a CDS encoding response regulator: MSQRRILIVEDEAVTSVMLEKTLKELGYEVVGSAFDGREAIEIAREKRPDLILMDIRIQGDMDGIETAKQIYQQFNIPSIYLTAHSDEDTIKRAVESGPFGYLIKPFKERELYSNIEMVAHKHKLYRTTTARNEPEEPTQVPERRVEERTPPASASAAAPQRPPDLRLGILAVQAIPHPIILLNTNGTIAFTNTAFRNFFRMVSGSYDSTASSIEDLPDLCKKIWISGKDRFKEGKGFSITGPVQVKGTPRRYRVDMLPIVEKGVLHFIVAIILPGENSTGTGPGLSDSSGNLLEEVIDTMKEIRFLASSEETYRLHQIVARADNVLKNLGEIKQISYPGQTEKKSGQILTG, translated from the coding sequence ATGAGTCAGCGGCGTATCCTGATCGTTGAAGATGAGGCAGTAACTTCAGTGATGCTGGAGAAAACCCTGAAAGAACTGGGGTATGAAGTGGTAGGCAGTGCCTTTGACGGCAGGGAAGCTATCGAGATCGCACGGGAAAAACGTCCGGATCTGATCCTCATGGATATCCGTATCCAGGGAGACATGGACGGTATTGAGACTGCTAAACAGATTTACCAGCAATTTAATATTCCGAGTATATACCTGACCGCCCATTCTGATGAAGATACTATTAAAAGAGCGGTTGAGTCCGGACCGTTCGGATATCTGATAAAGCCATTCAAAGAGCGGGAACTCTACAGCAATATTGAGATGGTTGCGCACAAGCATAAACTCTATCGGACGACCACTGCCAGAAATGAGCCTGAAGAGCCAACACAGGTTCCGGAGAGGAGGGTGGAAGAGAGAACGCCTCCAGCATCAGCTTCAGCAGCTGCACCCCAGCGACCACCTGATTTACGGCTGGGCATCCTTGCCGTCCAGGCAATTCCCCATCCGATCATCCTGCTGAACACGAATGGGACTATTGCCTTTACCAATACGGCATTCAGGAATTTTTTCCGGATGGTATCGGGAAGTTATGATTCGACTGCATCAAGTATAGAGGACCTGCCTGACCTCTGTAAAAAGATCTGGATATCTGGAAAGGACCGGTTCAAAGAGGGGAAGGGATTTTCAATCACCGGACCGGTTCAGGTGAAAGGGACACCACGCCGGTACCGCGTCGATATGCTTCCGATTGTTGAAAAAGGAGTACTTCATTTTATCGTTGCTATCATCCTCCCAGGTGAGAACAGCACCGGGACCGGGCCTGGTCTTTCAGACTCCTCAGGAAACCTCCTCGAAGAGGTGATTGATACCATGAAAGAGATCAGATTTCTTGCCTCATCTGAGGAGACCTACCGGCTTCATCAGATCGTGGCACGGGCAGATAATGTGTTGAAAAACCTGGGCGAGATAAAACAGATCTCGTATCCAGGACAGACCGAGAAGAAAAGTGGTCAGATACTGACCGGATAA
- a CDS encoding acylphosphatase: MQRRYTILVTGRVQRVGFRGFARLIANRHGVFGYAENLSDGSVRIVAEGEEEGLARFCEDLKAEDEPLIRIDSLSVTESASEGTFDHFEPHFGDFQKEMFHRSELGLEYLKEMIKLQKRSLKMQEEMVSALRDMKKESKKRREVLERVIEAIHTQGVG, from the coding sequence ATGCAGAGACGATATACTATTCTGGTAACCGGCCGGGTACAACGGGTTGGTTTCAGAGGATTTGCCAGACTGATTGCGAACCGGCACGGGGTTTTCGGGTATGCTGAGAACCTCTCCGATGGCTCGGTCAGGATTGTTGCTGAGGGTGAAGAAGAAGGTCTAGCCCGCTTTTGTGAGGATCTTAAAGCAGAGGATGAGCCCCTCATCCGGATTGATTCTCTCAGCGTCACGGAGTCAGCCAGTGAAGGAACATTCGATCACTTTGAACCCCATTTTGGTGACTTTCAAAAAGAGATGTTTCACCGGTCAGAACTGGGGCTTGAGTATCTGAAAGAGATGATTAAGCTCCAGAAACGGAGTCTGAAGATGCAGGAAGAGATGGTCTCAGCTCTCCGTGATATGAAAAAAGAGTCCAAAAAACGTCGTGAAGTTCTGGAACGGGTAATAGAAGCGATTCATACCCAGGGAGTCGGATAA